The nucleotide sequence CTCGGCACCGGCAGCGGCAACATCGCGCTCACCCTTGCGCTCGAGAGGCCGCACTGCGCGGTCACGGCAGTCGATGCGAGCGGCTGCGCGCTGGCGATGGCGCTCGAGAATGCGCGGGCGCTGCGCGCCGGTAACATCGAATTTGTGCAAGGCGACTGGTACGGTCCCGTGACGGACCGCTGGTTCGACCTGGTCGTCTCCAATCCGCCCTACGTTGCCGAGACCGATCCGCATCTCGGGCTCGGCGACCTTCGCTTCGAACCGGCGGCCGCGTTGCGCGCGGGAGCCGACGGCCTGGCAGCGATCCGGCAGATCGTCGCGCGGGCGCCCGGGCATCTGCGAGCGAACGGCTGGCTTCTTATCGAGCACGGTTGCGATCAGGCCGACGCCTGCCAGCGTCTGCTCGCCGATGCAGGTTTCGTCGAGGTGACGACGGCGTGCGACCTGGCGGAACTGCCGCGAGTCAGCGGCGGTCGTAGGGCGCGTTGATTGGCGGTCTAACTCGGGCGCGGCATCGTCGTTGCGACAGCGACCAT is from Betaproteobacteria bacterium and encodes:
- the prmC gene encoding peptide chain release factor N(5)-glutamine methyltransferase — translated: MAGSTVSAAPETVGAAMRLAGLDPVDARVLLQHVLGISHAALLAHDERVLSEDERRRFVALAARRAHGEPVAYLLGWREFYGRCFTVGPAVLIPRPETELLIDQVLQHLPTAARIEVLDLGTGSGNIALTLALERPHCAVTAVDASGCALAMALENARALRAGNIEFVQGDWYGPVTDRWFDLVVSNPPYVAETDPHLGLGDLRFEPAAALRAGADGLAAIRQIVARAPGHLRANGWLLIEHGCDQADACQRLLADAGFVEVTTACDLAELPRVSGGRRAR